One segment of Desulfosudis oleivorans Hxd3 DNA contains the following:
- a CDS encoding MFS transporter has protein sequence MVEKETPSSRISLALQYFLYFAVLGIFLPFFNLYCYHLGFSGFQIGTLSAIQTGATVVFPLIWGALADRFEARKPIYLLCNMVSAGLWSFFLFTTDFIPMLVITLFYSIFRAPVISFMEAFSMDILGAEKNSYGRVRAWGTASFIAVVILMGRVTDIFSIDIIIPLILAGTLLQSAGALALPAVKSTREKSGAGSLLRQKRVKMFLACAFLMLVSHGTYYGFFSIHLENLGFDATFIGFAWALASLAEIVVMLASPRLFARFSLEAVLIFSFFVAVVRWLLMAVVISAPLILLGQLLHAATYAAFHMASILYMDRVSLEGTKTLGQAVNNAVSFGLGMMIGIFVNGVFFDATGARPLFIASAVTALAGGLAMMATTRLAARKDRAVA, from the coding sequence GTGGTTGAAAAAGAGACCCCATCCAGCCGCATCAGCCTCGCGCTGCAATACTTTCTCTACTTTGCCGTGCTGGGCATCTTTCTGCCCTTTTTCAACCTCTACTGCTACCACCTGGGCTTTTCCGGTTTTCAGATCGGCACCCTGTCCGCCATCCAGACCGGCGCCACCGTTGTTTTTCCCCTGATCTGGGGGGCCCTGGCCGACCGGTTTGAGGCCCGCAAGCCGATCTACCTTTTGTGCAACATGGTCAGTGCCGGCTTGTGGAGCTTTTTTCTGTTTACCACCGATTTTATTCCCATGCTGGTGATTACCCTGTTTTACAGCATTTTTCGCGCTCCGGTGATCTCCTTTATGGAGGCTTTTTCCATGGACATACTGGGCGCGGAAAAAAACAGCTACGGCCGGGTCCGGGCCTGGGGCACGGCCAGCTTTATCGCGGTGGTCATCCTCATGGGCCGGGTCACCGACATCTTTTCCATTGACATCATCATTCCCCTGATTCTGGCCGGCACCCTGCTCCAGTCCGCCGGTGCGCTGGCCCTGCCCGCGGTGAAAAGCACGCGGGAGAAAAGCGGGGCCGGCTCCCTGCTGCGGCAGAAACGGGTCAAAATGTTCCTGGCCTGCGCTTTTCTGATGCTGGTCAGCCACGGCACCTACTACGGCTTTTTCTCTATTCACCTGGAGAACCTGGGGTTTGACGCCACTTTCATCGGGTTTGCCTGGGCACTGGCATCCCTGGCCGAAATCGTGGTCATGCTGGCCTCGCCCAGGCTCTTTGCCCGTTTCTCCCTGGAGGCGGTACTGATCTTCTCTTTTTTTGTGGCCGTTGTCCGCTGGCTGCTGATGGCCGTTGTCATATCGGCCCCGCTGATTCTCCTGGGTCAGCTGCTGCACGCCGCCACCTATGCCGCCTTTCACATGGCCAGTATTCTTTACATGGACCGGGTAAGCCTGGAAGGCACCAAAACCCTGGGCCAGGCCGTAAACAACGCGGTGAGCTTCGGCCTTGGCATGATGATCGGTATTTTTGTCAACGGTGTTTTTTTCGACGCTACGGGAGCGCGCCCCCTGTTCATCGCCAGCGCGGTAACGGCCCTGGCCGGTGGCCTGGCCATGATGGCCACAACTCGCCTGGCCGCGCGCAAGGACAGGGCCGTTGCCTGA
- the recD2 gene encoding SF1B family DNA helicase RecD2, which yields MITLQGVLETIRYRHPSTFYTIAGLRVARPGTLVTVVGILPGVTPGQTVTLTGEWTTHARYGQQFSVKTCDVTLPATVEGIQNYLQSGLVQGVGTAMARKITRHFGKETFSVIENQPERLAEVPGIGAATALMIRNAWREHHAVRELMVFLQEKGVDASLSARIFRAYGEAAVDILRADPFRLAEDLPGPGFVIADTIALSSGARADDPRRIRACVRHTLDQNRTAGNVFAFVSHLVDHCGTQFHIDPADVETALFELARAEELVITEMPGPDPDVAIVYPADLYAAETGIAARLAAFASVPVTTDRADSDQIMDQVVRQLAIQPSVEQLAVIQNILSHRVVVVTGGPGTGKTTLIRAIAAVFEGAGKKVMLAAPTGRAAKRLCEVSGKEAVTLHRLLGIGFEETPFLKNQDNQLRADVIVVDEASMVDIPLFFALLSATPVTAGLVLVGDVYQLPSVGPGNVLRDLIASGSLPVFELTQVFRQAEQSAIVRNAHRIRRSEPPDLASAAAISPDTGFWFVEKETQEEIAATIKDLCVSRLPRTFGLDPANDIQVLTPMHKGPLGTIALNHALQQALNPDGPGNKETLAGFRPGDKVMHLRNNYTKEVFNGDIGTVAAVDTRRRMIDVNYDGRIVEYDVVEADELTLAYAITVHKSQGSEYPAVVLPMTTRHYTMLERNLFYTAMTRARQLVVLVGTSKAVAVAMRKNTPKTRLSLLAARLNPAIIDEERFAQDDMT from the coding sequence ATGATTACGCTTCAAGGGGTCCTGGAGACCATTCGATATCGCCATCCTTCCACTTTTTACACCATTGCCGGTCTGCGTGTGGCCCGGCCCGGCACCCTTGTCACGGTGGTGGGCATCCTGCCCGGCGTGACGCCGGGGCAGACCGTTACCCTCACCGGCGAATGGACTACCCATGCCCGGTACGGCCAGCAGTTTTCCGTGAAAACCTGTGACGTCACCCTTCCCGCCACGGTGGAAGGTATTCAGAACTACCTGCAATCCGGCCTGGTCCAGGGCGTTGGAACCGCCATGGCCAGAAAGATCACCCGCCATTTCGGCAAAGAGACATTTTCCGTGATTGAAAACCAGCCTGAGCGGCTGGCCGAAGTGCCGGGCATCGGCGCAGCAACAGCGCTCATGATCCGGAATGCCTGGCGCGAGCACCATGCTGTCAGGGAGTTGATGGTGTTTTTGCAGGAAAAAGGGGTGGATGCCTCCCTCAGCGCCCGGATTTTCCGGGCGTATGGAGAGGCGGCGGTGGATATCCTGCGGGCCGACCCCTTTCGCCTGGCCGAGGACCTGCCGGGCCCCGGGTTTGTGATCGCCGACACCATCGCCCTTTCTTCAGGTGCCAGGGCCGACGACCCCCGGCGGATAAGGGCCTGCGTGCGCCACACCCTGGACCAGAACAGAACGGCAGGCAACGTGTTTGCCTTTGTTTCCCACCTGGTGGACCATTGCGGCACGCAGTTTCACATTGACCCAGCGGATGTGGAGACCGCCCTTTTCGAGCTGGCCCGGGCCGAGGAACTGGTGATAACCGAGATGCCCGGCCCGGACCCGGATGTGGCCATTGTTTATCCGGCGGACCTGTACGCCGCTGAAACCGGCATCGCGGCCCGGCTGGCCGCGTTTGCCTCGGTCCCTGTCACCACGGACCGGGCCGACAGCGACCAGATCATGGACCAGGTGGTGCGGCAGTTGGCCATTCAGCCCTCTGTCGAACAGCTGGCGGTGATTCAAAACATTCTTTCCCACCGGGTGGTGGTGGTGACCGGAGGGCCGGGCACGGGCAAGACCACCCTGATCCGGGCCATTGCCGCGGTGTTCGAGGGTGCCGGTAAAAAAGTGATGCTGGCCGCGCCCACGGGCCGGGCCGCCAAACGTCTCTGCGAAGTGTCCGGCAAGGAGGCGGTCACCCTTCACCGGCTGCTGGGCATCGGGTTTGAGGAAACCCCTTTTCTGAAAAATCAGGACAACCAGCTTCGCGCCGACGTGATCGTGGTGGACGAGGCCTCCATGGTGGACATTCCGCTTTTTTTTGCCCTGCTGTCCGCCACTCCGGTAACCGCCGGGCTGGTGCTGGTGGGGGATGTCTATCAGCTGCCGTCGGTGGGCCCGGGCAACGTGCTGCGGGATCTGATTGCATCCGGCAGCCTGCCGGTGTTTGAGCTGACCCAGGTGTTCCGCCAGGCTGAACAGAGCGCCATTGTGCGGAACGCCCACCGCATTCGCCGGAGCGAGCCGCCGGACCTGGCGTCCGCCGCTGCCATCTCCCCGGATACCGGCTTCTGGTTTGTAGAAAAAGAAACTCAGGAAGAAATCGCCGCCACGATAAAAGACCTGTGTGTTTCCCGGTTGCCGCGAACCTTTGGCCTGGACCCGGCAAACGATATTCAGGTACTCACCCCCATGCACAAGGGCCCGCTGGGCACCATCGCTTTGAACCATGCACTCCAGCAGGCATTAAACCCGGATGGCCCCGGGAATAAAGAGACACTGGCCGGTTTCAGGCCCGGCGACAAGGTGATGCACCTGAGAAACAACTACACCAAGGAGGTGTTCAACGGCGACATCGGTACTGTGGCGGCTGTGGACACACGGCGGCGCATGATTGATGTGAACTATGACGGCCGCATCGTCGAATATGATGTGGTCGAAGCCGATGAGCTGACCCTGGCCTATGCGATCACGGTGCACAAGTCCCAGGGATCGGAGTACCCGGCGGTGGTGCTGCCCATGACCACCCGGCATTACACCATGCTGGAGCGTAACCTTTTTTATACCGCCATGACCCGGGCACGGCAACTGGTGGTGCTGGTGGGGACATCAAAAGCAGTGGCAGTGGCCATGCGGAAAAACACCCCGAAAACCCGGCTGTCGCTTCTGGCCGCCCGCCTCAACCCGGCCATCATCGACGAGGAACGGTTTGCGCAGGACGATATGACCTGA
- the gmhB gene encoding D-glycero-beta-D-manno-heptose 1,7-bisphosphate 7-phosphatase, translating to MEAPELRNVVFLDRDGVINEDFPGYVKNWAEVTFVPGSLEAIQRLTEAGFILMVITNQPAVGRGLMTRSCLDYMIAKMRQEAEHAGGRIVDVFYCPHVPADRCGCRKPLPGLIQQAREKYHVDLLSSVMIGDSAEDIECARTAGCGCSILVRTGNGRQAEKELAEKQVFPTWVAADLLEAALWMIKNHDSDPAA from the coding sequence ATGGAAGCGCCCGAACTTCGAAATGTCGTGTTCCTGGACCGGGACGGGGTGATCAACGAGGATTTCCCCGGCTATGTGAAGAACTGGGCCGAAGTGACCTTTGTGCCCGGCAGCCTGGAAGCCATTCAGCGGCTCACCGAAGCCGGGTTCATCCTGATGGTAATCACCAACCAGCCGGCCGTGGGCCGTGGCCTGATGACCCGGTCCTGCCTTGACTACATGATCGCCAAGATGCGGCAGGAGGCGGAACACGCCGGCGGGCGCATTGTTGACGTGTTTTACTGCCCCCATGTGCCGGCGGACCGGTGCGGCTGCCGCAAGCCTTTGCCCGGCCTGATTCAGCAGGCCCGCGAAAAATATCACGTGGACCTGCTCTCTTCGGTGATGATCGGCGACAGTGCGGAAGATATTGAATGCGCCCGGACCGCCGGGTGTGGCTGTTCGATTCTGGTCAGAACCGGCAACGGCAGACAGGCGGAAAAAGAGCTGGCCGAAAAGCAGGTTTTTCCCACCTGGGTGGCCGCCGACCTGTTGGAGGCGGCCCTGTGGATGATCAAAAATCACGATTCGGATCCGGCCGCATGA
- a CDS encoding septal ring lytic transglycosylase RlpA family protein, giving the protein MPWGFLLVCLLMSGCATRVVSTPPAKPSTGTYRQFGKEYRLLPSAAGFTEEGMASWYGEPFHGRKTASGEVYDMHKPSAAHKTLPLGTRVTVYNKQNGKSLEVRINDRGPFVAGRVIDLSYAAARELGVIGPGTAPVRITALEPHPGDVRLGKEEGVFAFQVGAFASRQNADNFQASLLKRFAHVHVTEFFDGVDTFHRVRVGRYPSREAAEAARSQMAAAGFEDAFIVAE; this is encoded by the coding sequence TTGCCATGGGGTTTCCTCCTTGTCTGCCTGCTGATGTCGGGATGCGCGACCCGGGTCGTTTCCACGCCGCCGGCAAAACCATCCACCGGTACGTACCGTCAGTTCGGCAAAGAATACAGGCTGCTGCCCAGCGCTGCCGGTTTTACTGAAGAGGGCATGGCCTCCTGGTATGGCGAGCCGTTTCACGGCCGGAAAACCGCCAGCGGCGAGGTTTATGATATGCATAAACCGTCCGCGGCCCACAAGACGCTTCCCCTGGGCACCCGGGTCACGGTGTATAACAAACAGAACGGAAAATCCCTTGAAGTGCGAATCAACGACCGGGGACCTTTTGTGGCCGGCCGGGTCATCGACCTCTCCTATGCCGCGGCCAGGGAACTGGGCGTAATCGGTCCGGGCACCGCGCCGGTGCGCATCACGGCCCTGGAACCCCATCCCGGTGATGTGCGGCTCGGCAAAGAAGAGGGGGTGTTTGCCTTTCAGGTGGGGGCCTTTGCCAGCCGGCAGAACGCCGACAATTTTCAGGCATCCCTTTTAAAACGGTTTGCCCATGTGCATGTGACGGAATTTTTTGACGGGGTGGATACGTTTCACCGGGTGCGGGTGGGGCGGTACCCGTCCCGGGAAGCGGCTGAGGCGGCCCGCTCCCAGATGGCCGCGGCCGGTTTTGAAGATGCATTTATTGTGGCGGAATGA